One genomic region from Marinobacter szutsaonensis encodes:
- a CDS encoding efflux RND transporter periplasmic adaptor subunit: protein MVTRSCFHPWLAAVVLLMPALALSQQEELDIVEVERAPIEETVHLDGVIEAVQQSTVSAQTSGTVLKLPFDVDDSVAAGDLIVQLEDSEQRARLSQARAGLEEASAALADARQRFERIEAVHERGLVSRQEFDQARNNLAAARARVERAQASVAEAEEQLSYTRIVAPYGGILTERHVEIGEAVNPGQPLLSGLSLEQLRVVVDLPQKYADLARSERRASVALSDGRLLETGEMTFYPYADPATHTFRLRMRLTEPNGSLFPGMLVKVSVPVGERESLWIPASSLIRHSELRAVFVLDEQDRPRLRQVRVGTLDGQRLEVLAGLNEGERIVRNPQILVGSDRLSLSRGGEAGQ, encoded by the coding sequence ATGGTTACCCGTTCGTGTTTTCACCCCTGGCTGGCTGCTGTCGTCCTGCTGATGCCCGCCCTTGCGCTCTCCCAGCAGGAGGAACTGGACATTGTCGAGGTTGAGCGTGCTCCCATCGAGGAGACGGTACACCTGGACGGCGTTATTGAGGCGGTACAGCAAAGCACCGTCTCGGCCCAGACCAGTGGCACCGTCCTGAAGCTTCCTTTCGATGTGGACGATTCGGTGGCGGCGGGAGATTTGATAGTTCAGCTGGAAGACAGTGAACAGCGGGCTCGGCTGAGCCAGGCCCGGGCCGGACTCGAGGAAGCCTCCGCGGCGCTGGCCGATGCCCGGCAGCGGTTCGAACGTATCGAGGCGGTCCATGAGCGGGGCCTGGTGTCGCGCCAGGAATTCGATCAGGCCCGGAACAACCTGGCCGCCGCCCGGGCCCGGGTGGAACGGGCGCAGGCTTCGGTTGCCGAGGCCGAGGAACAGTTGAGTTATACCCGTATCGTGGCGCCCTACGGCGGCATCCTGACCGAGCGGCACGTGGAAATCGGGGAGGCGGTCAATCCCGGCCAGCCGCTGCTCAGCGGGCTTTCCCTGGAACAGTTGCGGGTGGTGGTTGATCTGCCCCAGAAATACGCGGACCTGGCCCGTTCCGAGCGGCGGGCCAGCGTGGCACTCTCGGACGGTCGGTTACTGGAAACCGGCGAGATGACCTTCTATCCCTACGCCGATCCGGCGACCCATACGTTCCGCTTGCGGATGCGCCTGACCGAGCCCAATGGCTCGCTGTTTCCGGGAATGCTGGTTAAGGTCAGTGTGCCCGTTGGCGAGCGTGAGTCGCTCTGGATTCCGGCCAGCAGTCTGATCCGTCACAGTGAGCTGAGGGCCGTGTTCGTGCTGGATGAGCAGGATCGGCCCCGCCTGCGTCAGGTGCGTGTCGGTACCCTGGACGGACAGCGCCTGGAAGTACTGGCGGGACTGAACGAGGGTGAGCGGATTGTCCGCAACCCGCAGATCCTGGTGGGCAGTGACCGGTTGAGCCTGTCCCGTGGCGGGGAGGCAGGCCAGTGA